From a single Pseudorasbora parva isolate DD20220531a chromosome 15, ASM2467924v1, whole genome shotgun sequence genomic region:
- the dio3b gene encoding iodothyronine deiodinase 3b, whose product MGMEMLHGSAGVQTAKALKNAAVCLMLLPRFLLAAVMLWLLDFLCIRRKVLMKMRESDVGSPDDPPMCVSDSNRMFTLESLRAVWYGQKLDFFKTAHLGDVAPNTEVVPLDSEHRRGTQRILDYARGRRPLILNFGSCSUPPFMTRLSAFQRVARQYADIADSLLVYIEEAHPSDGWVSSDAPYQIPRHRCLEDRLRAAELMNQKVPGSAVVVDTMENSSNSAYGAYFERLYILKDEKVVYQGGRGPEGYRISELRDWLERYRNDLEASNAAVVVHV is encoded by the coding sequence ATGGGGATGGAGATGCTGCATGGATCCGCAGGTGTCCAAACGGCGAAGGCGCTGAAAAACGCCGCCGTGTGCCTGATGCTGCTGCCCCGCTTCCTGCTCGCGGCCGTGATGCTGTGGCTCCTGGATTTCCTGTGCATCCGGAGGAAGGTGCTCATGAAGATGCGGGAGAGCGACGTCGGCAGCCCCGACGACCCTCCGATGTGCGTGTCGGACTCCAACAGGATGTTCACGCTCGAGTCGCTGCGCGCCGTGTGGTACGGACAGAAGCTGGACTTCTTTAAAACTGCGCATTTGGGCGACGTTGCGCCTAACACCGAGGTGGTCCCGTTGGATAGCGAGCACCGGAGAGGCACGCAGCGTATTCTGGACTACGCCCGCGGGAGGAGACCTCTCATCCTCAACTTCGGGAGCTGCTCCTGACCGCCGTTCATGACGCGCCTGTCGGCGTTCCAACGCGTCGCACGGCAATACGCGGACATCGCGGACTCGCTGCTGGTGTACATCGAGGAAGCGCATCCGTCGGACGGCTGGGTGAGCTCCGACGCGCCCTACCAGATCCCCCGGCATCGCTGCCTGGAGGACCGGCTCCGCGCCGCGGAGCTCATGAACCAGAAAGTGCCAGGGAGCGCCGTGGTCGTGGACACCATGGAGAACTCGTCCAACTCGGCGTACGGCGCCTATTTCGAGCGCCTCTACATACTGAAGGACGAGAAGGTCGTGTATCAAGGCGGCAGGGGTCCGGAAGGCTACCGGATTTCGGAGCTCAGAGACTGGCTGGAGCGTTACCGGAACGATCTGGAAGCTTCTAACGCGGCGGTGGTGGTGCACGTGTAA